Genomic window (Planctomycetota bacterium):
CGCGCCGTCGCAGCCGATCTGCTCGAGTGCACTCGGCTCGGTCGGCGAGGGCAACATCCACATCTCGCGCATCAACTCCGACGTCCACTCGATCCACTGCTACGGCCCGCCCAAGCCGACGCTTCGTCAGATTCGGGACTATCAGCAGGACGGCCGGCCGATCTTGATGACCGAGTGGCTGGCACGCAGCCAGGGCAACACGGTGCGGACGATTCTGCCGATGCTCAAACGCGAGCGCGTCGCGGCGATCAACTGGGGCATCGTGATCGGCAAGACCCAGACGCACTACGCCTGGTTCAGCCGGCAGCAGCTCGACGACGAAGGCGAGCATCTCACGCTTCACCGGGAACGCGAAGCACGTCACTTCCTTTGGCCGGGCGAGGCGATTCCGGAGCCGCCGCTCTGGTTCCATGACCTGTACCGCGCTGATCACACGCCCTGCGACGCGGACGAAATCGCCTGCTTCCGCGAGCTGACAACATCGCGGTAGAAGTCGCTTACACGCTCGGCCAGGACGTCCCACGCGTAGTCGGCCCGGACGTGAGCGCGCTGCTGGTCCGCGTAGGCGTCGCGCGACGCATCGTCGTCGAGCACGCGAGCCAGTCGCTGGCACAGGGCATCGACGTCGCCGACGGGAAAGATCAGGTCGCCCGTGCCGGCGCCGTCGAGCAGGAGTCGGTGGGGCGGGATGTCGCTGGCGACGACGCAGCTTCGCCGCTCCATCGCTTCGAGCACGCTCGACGGCAGGCCTTCGAGTTCGCT
Coding sequences:
- a CDS encoding glycosyltransferase family 4 protein yields the protein VGEGPDNDWMKQLKASAGDGVVFAGHRTGHALETLFRTASAYVTTSELEGLPSSVLEAMERRSCVVASDIPPHRLLLDGAGTGDLIFPVGDVDALCQRLARVLDDDASRDAYADQQRAHVRADYAWDVLAERVSDFYRDVVSSRKQAISSASQGV